In Mus caroli chromosome 9, CAROLI_EIJ_v1.1, whole genome shotgun sequence, a single window of DNA contains:
- the Cish gene encoding cytokine-inducible SH2-containing protein, which produces MVLCVQGSCPLLAVEQIGRRPLWAQSLELPGPAMQPLPTGAFPEEVTEETPVQAENEPKVLDPEGDLLCIAKTFSYLRESGWYWGSITASEARQHLQKMPEGTFLVRDSTHPSYLFTLSVKTTRGPTNVRIEYADSSFRLDSNCLSRPRILAFPDVVSLVQHYVASCAADTRSDSPDPAPTPALPMSKQDAPSDSVLPIPVATAVHLKLVQPFVRRSSARSLQHLCRLVINRLVADVDCLPLPRRMADYLRQYPFQL; this is translated from the exons ATGGTCCTCTGCGTACAGGG ATCTTGTCCTTTGCTGGCTGTGGAGCAAATTGGGCGGCGGCCTCTGTGGGCCCAGTCCCTGGAGCTGCCCGGGCCAGCCATGCAGCCCTTACCCACTGGGGCATTCCCAGAGGAAGTGACAGAGGAGACCCCTGTCCAGGCAGAGAATGAACCGAAGGTGCTAGACCCTGAGGGGGATCTGCTGTGCATAGCCAAGACGTTCTCCTACCTTCGGGAATCTG GGTGGTACTGGGGTTCCATTACAGCCAGCGAGGCCCGGCAGCACCTACAGAAGATGCCGGAGGGTACATTCCTAGTTCGAGACAGCACCCACCCCAGCTACCTGTTCACGCTGTCAGTCAAAACCACCCGTGGCCCCACCAACGTGCGGATCGAGTATGCCGATTCTAGCTTCCGGCTGGACTCTAACTGCTTGTCAAGACCTCGAATCCTGGCCTTCCCAGACGTGGTCAGCCTTGTGCAGCACTATGTGGCCTCCTGTGCGGCTGACACCCGGAGCGACAGCCCGGATCCTgctcccaccccagccctgcctATGTCTAAGCAAGATGCACCTAGTGACTCGGTGCTGCCTATCCCCGTGGCTACTGCGGTGCACCTGAAACTGGTGCAGCCCTTTGTGCGCAGGAGCAGCGCCCGCAGCTTACAACATTTGTGTCGGCTAGTCATCAACCGTCTGGTGGCCGACGTGGACTGCCTACCCCTGCCCCGGCGTATGGCCGACTACCTCCGACAGTACCCCTTCCAACTCTGA